The Microbulbifer sp. YPW1 genome contains a region encoding:
- a CDS encoding threonine/serine dehydratase, which produces MSDVITDNIDLPSAADVFTAAERIAGHIHRTPLMSSSGLNAQLGGELFFKCEHLQKVGAFKARGAANAVLQLPADTAMVATHSSGNHGAALAWAAALRGIACRVVMPENAPEAKKAAVAAYGAEIVLCEATLAARESTLAAVVAQTGAHVVPPFDDPRIIAGQGTVVQEIVGQCREQGFTPDMIVCPVGGGGLLAGAGLAASALGPEIKVLGAEPCGADDAQRSFRSGVRVTEQVPDTIADGLRTTLGLRNFALIRRHVSDVVTASEPAIREALGLMWNRTKQFVEPSAAVGLATVLEHPARFRNKRAVIVLTGGNMDISAVAGMIAGSAQ; this is translated from the coding sequence GTGTCAGACGTTATCACCGACAATATTGATCTGCCGAGCGCAGCCGATGTATTCACCGCGGCCGAACGCATTGCGGGCCACATCCATCGAACACCGCTGATGAGCTCGTCCGGGCTCAACGCGCAGCTTGGTGGCGAGCTTTTTTTCAAGTGCGAGCATCTGCAGAAAGTCGGCGCCTTCAAGGCGCGCGGCGCGGCCAATGCCGTGCTGCAATTGCCGGCGGACACCGCAATGGTGGCGACCCATTCCTCGGGCAACCACGGTGCGGCACTGGCCTGGGCGGCTGCATTGCGCGGAATCGCCTGCCGGGTAGTGATGCCTGAAAATGCCCCGGAAGCAAAAAAAGCGGCGGTCGCCGCCTATGGTGCTGAAATCGTTCTGTGCGAAGCGACACTGGCTGCGCGGGAGTCCACGCTTGCGGCGGTGGTGGCGCAGACCGGGGCACATGTGGTTCCACCGTTTGACGATCCACGGATTATTGCCGGGCAGGGCACGGTGGTACAGGAAATCGTTGGGCAGTGCCGCGAACAAGGTTTCACCCCCGATATGATCGTCTGCCCGGTGGGTGGCGGCGGCTTGCTCGCCGGTGCGGGTCTTGCCGCATCGGCACTGGGGCCCGAGATCAAGGTATTGGGTGCGGAACCCTGCGGCGCGGATGATGCGCAACGTTCCTTCCGCAGCGGCGTGCGGGTGACCGAGCAGGTGCCCGACACCATAGCGGACGGCCTGCGCACCACCCTGGGCTTGCGGAATTTTGCACTGATTCGCCGTCACGTAAGTGATGTGGTGACCGCTTCCGAGCCGGCCATTCGCGAGGCGCTTGGCCTGATGTGGAATCGCACCAAGCAATTTGTCGAACCCTCCGCAGCGGTGGGGTTGGCGACGGTTCTGGAACATCCGGCGCGTTTTCGCAACAAGCGAGCGGTGATCGTGCTCACCGGTGGCAACATGGATATCTCTGCGGTGGCCGGCATGATCGCGGGTAGCGCTCAGTAG
- a CDS encoding YbhB/YbcL family Raf kinase inhibitor-like protein translates to MKRINDQRGLLARFSSVLKGTATLFATRLKGISVPLLIRLSVAAFALSTVHVARADSLQLASSTLTDGGRMPPAQLYYGFGCSGENISPELHWQGAPEGTRSYALVMYDPDAPTGSGWWHWVVFNIPATVKAIPEGAGDPKAGLIPEAIQSRTDFGSPGYGGACPPEGHGDHRYQFRLYALKVDQLPLDEDSPAAMVAYHINANKLAEAQLEVKFGR, encoded by the coding sequence ATGAAGCGGATCAACGACCAGAGAGGGCTGTTGGCGCGGTTCAGCAGCGTACTTAAAGGGACTGCTACACTGTTTGCAACTCGGCTGAAGGGAATATCCGTACCGCTCTTGATCCGCCTCTCTGTCGCCGCGTTTGCCCTGTCCACAGTGCATGTAGCGCGTGCAGATTCACTGCAGCTGGCGTCGTCGACCCTGACCGATGGCGGCCGTATGCCGCCGGCGCAGTTGTATTACGGTTTCGGTTGCAGCGGCGAGAATATCTCTCCGGAACTGCACTGGCAGGGGGCCCCAGAGGGCACTCGCAGCTATGCCCTGGTGATGTACGACCCGGATGCACCCACCGGCAGCGGCTGGTGGCACTGGGTGGTGTTCAATATCCCTGCCACCGTGAAAGCGATACCCGAGGGGGCCGGTGATCCCAAGGCCGGCCTGATACCCGAAGCGATACAAAGTCGTACCGATTTTGGCAGTCCGGGTTATGGTGGTGCCTGCCCACCGGAGGGGCATGGTGACCATCGATACCAGTTCCGCCTGTATGCTCTCAAGGTGGATCAGCTGCCGCTTGATGAGGATTCCCCTGCGGCGATGGTGGCTTATCACATCAATGCCAACAAGCTGGCGGAAGCCCAGTTGGAAGTGAAATTTGGCCGTTGA
- a CDS encoding AmpG family muropeptide MFS transporter, translated as MQKQKMTWGEALKVYSRPKVVAMFFFGISAGLPLLLVFSTLTAWLRDYGISRTTIGFTAWIGITFSIKFIWAPIIDSLRIPVLTGLMGKRRSWILVSQIGVAFGLFSMSQINPQLALPAVFGFGILVAFCSASQDVVIDAYRIEAVDKEYQGAMAAMYVFGYRVALLIAGAGALFIAEYASWSIAYISMAALMGVGILTTLMVSEPDHQKARAQGKEFQHAWVDRVLGSGKHGKISEWFVRAVACPFIDFFERNGRFALVLLLFIGIYRVSDIAMGVMANPFYLDLGFSKDDIAQIGKLFGFVCTMIGAFLGGAMVVRFGILRPLILGAVMVAATNLLFAHLATLGPDKTWLAIVISADNISAGISNSVFIAFLSSLVNQSYTATQYALFSSLMTLPGKFISGFSGIVVDAEGYESFFILVAILGIPAVLLAIYIWYRNRDQEAAEAKEAAAG; from the coding sequence ATGCAAAAGCAAAAAATGACTTGGGGAGAAGCGCTCAAGGTTTACTCGCGGCCCAAAGTGGTAGCGATGTTTTTCTTTGGGATATCTGCGGGGCTACCACTGCTTCTGGTCTTTTCCACCCTGACCGCCTGGCTGCGGGATTACGGCATCAGTCGCACCACCATCGGGTTTACCGCGTGGATTGGCATCACGTTTTCGATCAAGTTTATCTGGGCCCCGATCATTGACTCCCTGCGCATCCCGGTCCTGACTGGGTTGATGGGGAAAAGGCGCAGCTGGATCCTGGTGTCGCAGATTGGCGTCGCGTTCGGCCTGTTCTCCATGAGCCAGATCAATCCCCAGCTGGCACTGCCCGCGGTATTCGGATTTGGCATACTGGTGGCTTTCTGTTCTGCGTCCCAGGACGTGGTGATTGATGCCTACCGGATCGAAGCCGTGGACAAGGAATACCAGGGCGCCATGGCCGCAATGTACGTCTTTGGCTACCGGGTAGCGCTACTGATCGCGGGCGCCGGCGCCCTGTTTATCGCTGAATATGCCAGCTGGAGTATTGCTTATATTTCCATGGCGGCGTTGATGGGAGTGGGTATTCTCACCACGTTGATGGTGTCGGAGCCCGACCATCAAAAGGCCCGCGCGCAGGGCAAGGAGTTCCAGCACGCTTGGGTCGATCGGGTGCTGGGCAGCGGCAAGCACGGCAAAATCAGTGAGTGGTTTGTGCGCGCGGTCGCCTGTCCATTTATCGATTTCTTTGAGCGAAATGGCCGATTTGCCCTGGTGCTACTGCTGTTTATAGGCATTTATCGGGTCAGTGATATCGCCATGGGTGTCATGGCCAATCCTTTCTATCTGGATCTCGGTTTCAGCAAGGATGATATCGCGCAGATCGGCAAGCTGTTCGGGTTTGTGTGTACGATGATCGGGGCCTTCCTTGGCGGAGCGATGGTAGTGCGTTTTGGTATTCTGCGCCCGTTGATCCTGGGGGCCGTGATGGTCGCGGCGACCAATCTGCTGTTCGCGCACCTGGCAACCCTGGGGCCGGACAAAACCTGGCTGGCGATTGTCATCAGCGCCGACAATATCAGTGCCGGCATATCCAACTCGGTGTTTATCGCCTTCCTTTCCAGTCTGGTGAATCAGTCCTATACCGCTACCCAGTACGCCCTGTTCAGCTCCCTGATGACCCTGCCGGGGAAATTCATCAGCGGGTTCTCCGGCATTGTGGTGGATGCAGAAGGCTATGAATCCTTCTTTATCCTGGTGGCCATACTCGGCATCCCGGCAGTGTTGCTGGCCATTTACATCTGGTACCGGAACCGGGACCAGGAAGCGGCGGAGGCCAAGGAGGCTGCCGCCGGGTGA
- a CDS encoding MGMT family protein, with translation MCLVLARVPAGRVVTYGTLAELAGFPRAARLVGQTLRKLPRDTQLPWHRVINAQGRISLPGPSAQRQLERLRDEGITPVKGKIDLGHYAWPKPDEL, from the coding sequence ATCTGCCTTGTACTCGCACGGGTCCCTGCAGGACGGGTAGTCACCTACGGCACCCTGGCGGAACTCGCAGGCTTCCCGCGCGCCGCGCGGCTGGTGGGGCAGACCCTGCGCAAGCTGCCGCGGGATACGCAGCTTCCCTGGCACCGGGTGATCAATGCGCAGGGACGGATCTCCCTGCCCGGTCCCTCGGCACAGCGTCAGCTGGAGCGGTTACGCGATGAGGGTATTACGCCAGTGAAAGGGAAAATTGACCTGGGACATTACGCGTGGCCGAAACCAGATGAGCTGTAG
- a CDS encoding DUF481 domain-containing protein, with protein MGFASHASAGVLSLANGDRIYGELVVVERDHVVWKSETFGDITVAKEKILSLETDKDLKIAGRDEPCVLAGHRREQWELYCDEGSGWVMDFPAIDRAEPYINFVGNPIIFRGNVAASGVFEEGNREREDWDINANFDIRNGDFHHLVGTQYQNQNSTEVDDLEKYRFNYDLRWIFAEKWFAAGNSSFLHEEARNLDLSTTVGLGLGYLFFDTDKSALSIQGGVSSLKEDYIDPSLNPDPSKRYGAGRAAWDFRYKFDMGPEVYYNQELLQSLDRSEDYQSNAEIGVRTPLVKGILMEVKYAWQYDNTPSLDSEKEDTKMTVGVGYSW; from the coding sequence GTGGGGTTTGCATCTCACGCCAGTGCCGGTGTACTCAGCCTCGCCAATGGTGATCGCATTTACGGCGAGCTGGTGGTTGTGGAGCGTGACCATGTGGTGTGGAAGTCTGAAACCTTCGGTGATATTACCGTAGCGAAAGAGAAAATCCTGTCCCTCGAGACCGATAAAGACCTGAAAATTGCCGGTCGCGACGAGCCTTGTGTACTTGCGGGGCATCGCCGTGAACAGTGGGAGCTTTACTGTGATGAGGGATCTGGCTGGGTAATGGACTTCCCGGCGATTGATCGCGCCGAGCCGTACATCAACTTTGTCGGTAACCCCATCATCTTCCGCGGAAACGTGGCAGCTTCCGGTGTGTTCGAGGAGGGCAACCGAGAGCGTGAAGACTGGGATATCAATGCCAATTTTGATATCCGCAACGGCGACTTCCACCATCTGGTCGGCACCCAGTACCAGAACCAGAACAGTACAGAAGTCGACGACCTGGAAAAGTACCGATTCAATTACGACCTCCGCTGGATCTTTGCCGAAAAGTGGTTCGCCGCGGGCAACAGCTCATTTCTGCATGAAGAGGCGCGTAACCTGGATCTGAGTACCACGGTCGGTCTCGGTCTCGGTTACCTGTTTTTTGACACGGACAAATCCGCACTGTCGATCCAGGGCGGTGTGAGTAGCCTGAAAGAAGATTATATTGATCCCAGCCTGAATCCGGATCCCAGCAAGCGCTATGGAGCGGGACGAGCTGCTTGGGACTTCCGCTACAAGTTCGATATGGGCCCGGAAGTGTATTACAACCAGGAACTGCTGCAGTCTCTGGACCGCAGTGAGGATTACCAGAGCAACGCGGAAATCGGTGTGCGTACCCCCTTGGTAAAGGGCATCCTGATGGAAGTGAAATATGCCTGGCAGTACGACAATACGCCGTCTCTGGATAGCGAAAAAGAAGACACCAAAATGACGGTTGGCGTGGGCTATTCCTGGTAA
- a CDS encoding SDR family oxidoreductase, with protein MQVTNSIIAITGAGQGLGRAMAEYLAGRGARLALIDVNQERLDESVAACSAQGAEARSYVINVADEDAVDQGFAEIAKDFGGLDVLVNNAGIMRDGMLLKVKDGKVAERMSLAQWQSVIDVNLTGVFLCTRAAAGIMAERGEGGVIVNISSVSRAGNMGQTNYSASKAGVATMTVTWARELARYGVRVAAIAPGFIGTEMVAQMRPEILEGLVKQVPLRRIGEPDEIASTVSFIIENDYLTGRVLEIDGGARM; from the coding sequence ATGCAGGTTACTAACAGCATTATCGCCATTACCGGCGCCGGCCAGGGTCTCGGGCGTGCAATGGCCGAGTATCTTGCCGGGCGCGGTGCTCGCCTTGCACTGATCGATGTCAATCAGGAGCGGCTCGACGAGAGCGTTGCGGCCTGTAGTGCGCAAGGCGCCGAGGCGCGCAGCTACGTAATCAATGTCGCTGACGAAGATGCCGTAGACCAGGGCTTTGCCGAGATTGCCAAGGATTTTGGTGGCCTCGATGTCCTGGTGAATAACGCGGGCATCATGCGCGATGGCATGCTGTTGAAAGTCAAAGACGGCAAAGTCGCCGAGCGCATGTCCCTGGCCCAGTGGCAGTCGGTCATCGACGTTAACCTGACCGGTGTGTTTCTGTGTACCCGTGCGGCGGCGGGGATCATGGCGGAACGTGGAGAAGGCGGCGTGATCGTCAATATCTCCAGTGTGTCTCGCGCTGGCAACATGGGGCAGACCAACTACTCCGCCTCTAAAGCCGGTGTAGCCACCATGACCGTGACCTGGGCGCGGGAGCTGGCACGCTACGGTGTGCGGGTTGCCGCAATTGCACCAGGATTTATCGGTACCGAGATGGTGGCGCAGATGCGACCGGAGATTCTCGAAGGCCTGGTGAAGCAGGTTCCGCTGCGCCGGATCGGCGAGCCGGACGAAATCGCCAGTACGGTGTCCTTTATTATTGAAAACGACTATCTCACCGGTCGTGTACTGGAAATCGATGGTGGCGCCCGCATGTAA
- a CDS encoding FxsA family protein — MRPLLLLFIVLPILEMWVLISVGEQIGALATIGLVLLTAVIGLALLRRQGISTVMRAQQKMQAGEMPAREMAEGIFLAVGGALLLTPGFITDAFGFACLVPGVRQLIIGKLLGHVVVVRGASYSEGPYHKPGAGNSHQGHPHQDNSQQGHSPDVIEGDYEREDKKGSGKGD, encoded by the coding sequence ATGCGTCCTCTATTGCTGCTCTTCATCGTTCTGCCGATTCTCGAAATGTGGGTCCTTATCAGCGTGGGCGAACAGATTGGTGCCTTAGCCACCATCGGGTTGGTACTGCTGACCGCAGTGATTGGCCTGGCGCTGCTGAGAAGGCAGGGCATTTCCACCGTGATGCGCGCCCAACAAAAGATGCAGGCCGGAGAGATGCCGGCCAGGGAAATGGCAGAAGGTATTTTCCTCGCGGTTGGCGGCGCGCTGCTGTTGACCCCGGGCTTTATCACCGATGCCTTTGGCTTCGCCTGCCTTGTCCCCGGGGTGCGGCAGCTCATTATCGGGAAACTCCTTGGTCATGTTGTCGTGGTGCGGGGAGCCAGTTATTCAGAGGGCCCCTATCACAAACCCGGCGCGGGGAATTCACATCAGGGGCATCCGCACCAGGACAACTCCCAACAAGGGCATTCTCCCGACGTGATCGAAGGCGATTACGAGCGTGAGGACAAGAAGGGATCCGGCAAGGGTGACTGA
- the groES gene encoding co-chaperone GroES — protein sequence MKIRPLHDRVVVRRKEEEEKTAGGIVLPGAAKEKPNQGEVVAVGEGKLLDNGDVRALSVKVGDTVVFGRYADSNTLKVDGEELIIMSEGDIYGVLEG from the coding sequence ATGAAAATTCGTCCTTTACACGATCGCGTTGTTGTACGCCGTAAGGAAGAAGAAGAGAAAACTGCTGGTGGCATCGTGCTGCCGGGTGCAGCGAAAGAAAAGCCGAATCAGGGCGAAGTGGTTGCCGTTGGCGAAGGCAAGTTGCTGGATAACGGCGATGTGCGCGCACTGTCCGTAAAAGTAGGTGACACCGTGGTGTTCGGCCGTTATGCCGACAGCAACACCCTCAAGGTGGACGGCGAGGAGCTGATCATCATGAGCGAAGGCGACATCTACGGCGTACTGGAAGGCTAA
- the groL gene encoding chaperonin GroEL (60 kDa chaperone family; promotes refolding of misfolded polypeptides especially under stressful conditions; forms two stacked rings of heptamers to form a barrel-shaped 14mer; ends can be capped by GroES; misfolded proteins enter the barrel where they are refolded when GroES binds), with translation MAAKDVKFGDDARQKMLNGVNILADAVKTTLGPKGRNVVLDKAFGAPTVTKDGVSVAKEIELKDKFENMGAQMVKEVASKASDTAGDGTTTATVLAQAIVTEGLKSVAAGFNPMDLKRGIDKAVAAAVDHIASLATPCTDSKSIAQVGTISANSDENVGTIIAEAMDKVGKEGVITVEEGQSLENELDVVEGMQFDRGYLSPYFITNQENMTAELDSPFILLVDKKISNIRDLLPLLEQVAKASKPLLIIAEDVEGEALATLVVNSMRGIVKVAAVKAPGFGDRRKAMLQDIAILTGGTVISEEVGLELEATTLEHLGTAKRVTLSKENTVIVDGAGDAADIEARVKQIRAQIEESSSDYDKEKLQERVAKLAGGVAVIKVGAATEVEMKEKKARVEDALHATRAAVEEGVVPGGGTALVRATQAISVTGDNEDQNHGIAAALRAMEMPLRQIVTNAGDEASVVVDKVKQGEGNFGYNAGTGEYGDMLEMGILDPAKVTRSALQAAASIAGLMITTEAMVADIPEDKPAAPDMGGMGGMGGMGGMM, from the coding sequence ATGGCAGCAAAAGACGTAAAATTTGGTGACGACGCTCGCCAGAAAATGCTGAACGGCGTAAACATCCTGGCTGACGCCGTAAAAACCACCCTGGGCCCGAAAGGCCGCAACGTGGTTCTGGACAAGGCTTTCGGCGCTCCGACCGTGACCAAAGACGGCGTATCCGTAGCCAAAGAAATCGAACTGAAAGACAAGTTCGAAAACATGGGCGCCCAGATGGTGAAAGAAGTTGCCTCCAAGGCTTCTGACACCGCAGGTGACGGCACCACCACTGCGACCGTTCTGGCTCAGGCGATCGTAACCGAAGGCCTGAAATCTGTAGCTGCAGGCTTCAACCCGATGGACCTGAAGCGCGGTATCGACAAAGCCGTTGCTGCAGCCGTTGACCACATCGCCAGCCTGGCTACCCCGTGCACCGACAGCAAGTCTATCGCTCAGGTAGGTACCATCTCCGCCAACAGCGACGAGAACGTCGGCACCATCATCGCTGAAGCGATGGACAAGGTGGGTAAAGAAGGTGTGATCACCGTTGAGGAAGGCCAGTCTCTGGAAAACGAGCTGGACGTGGTTGAAGGTATGCAGTTCGACCGCGGCTACCTGTCTCCTTACTTCATCACCAACCAGGAAAACATGACTGCCGAACTGGACAGCCCGTTCATCCTGCTGGTTGACAAGAAAATCTCCAACATCCGCGATCTGCTGCCCCTGCTGGAGCAAGTAGCCAAGGCTTCCAAGCCGCTGCTGATCATCGCTGAAGACGTAGAAGGCGAAGCGCTGGCGACTCTGGTAGTCAACAGCATGCGCGGCATCGTAAAAGTAGCTGCGGTTAAGGCACCGGGCTTCGGCGACCGCCGTAAAGCCATGCTGCAGGACATCGCGATCCTGACCGGTGGCACCGTGATTTCTGAAGAAGTTGGTCTGGAGCTGGAAGCCACCACTCTGGAGCACCTGGGTACCGCCAAGCGCGTAACCCTGTCCAAAGAAAACACCGTCATCGTAGACGGCGCTGGCGATGCTGCTGACATTGAAGCACGCGTTAAGCAAATCCGTGCACAGATCGAAGAATCTTCTTCCGACTACGACAAAGAGAAGCTGCAAGAGCGCGTAGCCAAACTGGCTGGCGGTGTTGCTGTGATCAAGGTTGGCGCTGCCACCGAAGTCGAAATGAAAGAGAAGAAAGCCCGCGTTGAAGACGCCCTGCACGCCACCCGCGCTGCAGTGGAAGAGGGTGTTGTTCCTGGCGGTGGTACCGCTCTGGTTCGTGCTACCCAAGCGATCTCCGTAACCGGTGACAACGAAGACCAGAACCACGGTATTGCCGCTGCACTGCGCGCCATGGAAATGCCGCTGCGCCAGATCGTTACCAACGCTGGTGACGAAGCTTCTGTAGTCGTAGACAAGGTGAAGCAGGGCGAAGGTAACTTCGGCTACAACGCCGGTACCGGTGAGTACGGCGATATGCTGGAAATGGGTATCCTGGATCCGGCCAAGGTGACTCGCTCTGCTCTGCAGGCGGCTGCCTCCATCGCTGGCCTGATGATCACCACCGAAGCCATGGTTGCAGACATCCCGGAAGACAAGCCGGCTGCACCTGACATGGGTGGCATGGGCGGAATGGGTGGCATGGGCGGCATGATGTAA
- a CDS encoding integron integrase produces MDQLRLHIRQKGLSYRTEQTYVHWIKRFIHFHELKHPKDMGRSEVQAFLTHISVNRRCSVNTQRVALNALVYLYKQFFGVDTADLDFRTAKQPRRLPVVYSRDEICRILAQLDGVYRLQVALMYGSGLRIAELLSLRVKDIDFDSNNIVVRSGKGNKDRTTLLPQDLKGELKLQVRKVLKLHQRDIEDGFGEVYMPDALERKYPKGGRQAAWQYLFPAGGFSKDPRSGVERRHHLHPSTLSRHIREAVKLAKVMKPAKAHAFRHSFATHLLEAGYDLRTIQELLGHSDVSITEIYTHVVNRGNKGVFSPMDRLSPGESGGISEPVILYRSVA; encoded by the coding sequence ATGGACCAACTAAGACTCCATATTCGACAGAAGGGTCTTTCTTACCGTACCGAGCAGACTTATGTCCACTGGATAAAGCGGTTCATCCATTTTCATGAACTGAAGCACCCCAAGGATATGGGAAGGTCTGAAGTTCAGGCGTTCTTGACCCATATTTCAGTAAATAGACGCTGCTCGGTAAACACACAGCGAGTTGCGCTCAATGCCCTAGTTTACCTCTATAAGCAGTTTTTTGGGGTAGACACCGCCGACCTGGATTTCAGGACCGCAAAACAGCCTCGCCGGCTACCGGTAGTTTATAGCCGGGATGAGATCTGTAGAATTCTCGCACAACTAGATGGCGTCTATCGGTTACAAGTCGCGCTGATGTACGGCAGCGGTTTACGTATTGCTGAGTTACTCTCGCTGAGGGTGAAGGATATTGATTTTGACAGCAACAATATTGTGGTTCGGAGTGGCAAAGGCAATAAAGACCGTACGACCCTGCTGCCGCAAGATCTGAAAGGGGAGCTAAAACTACAAGTACGGAAAGTACTGAAGCTTCACCAGCGAGATATTGAAGACGGCTTTGGCGAAGTTTATATGCCGGATGCTCTTGAGCGTAAGTATCCAAAAGGGGGCCGGCAGGCAGCCTGGCAATACCTGTTCCCTGCGGGAGGATTTAGCAAAGATCCAAGGAGTGGCGTCGAGCGCAGGCATCATTTGCATCCATCCACACTGTCCCGGCATATTCGCGAGGCAGTAAAGCTGGCCAAGGTAATGAAGCCGGCGAAGGCGCACGCATTCCGGCACAGCTTTGCGACCCACTTATTAGAGGCAGGATACGACCTTCGGACCATTCAGGAACTGCTCGGGCACTCAGACGTGAGTATCACAGAAATCTATACACACGTGGTGAACCGAGGAAATAAAGGGGTTTTCAGCCCGATGGACCGACTCTCCCCCGGCGAATCAGGTGGTATTTCAGAGCCGGTCATTCTCTATCGTTCAGTCGCTTAA
- a CDS encoding IS110 family transposase, with the protein MNHSQDNEVNVGIDTGKTQLDIYIRPLGEYFAVSNDAKGVREAIKRIKAHQPTRIVIEATGRLEHTFVFAAAKHNLPVVVANPLHVRRFAGAIGQLAKTDKIDAQLIAHFGESIKPTQTAVAPENDRKISDLLVRRRQLMEMQTMEKNRLSIMPKELRTSINTMLKTIKAQIDKIDAALDGMIAQADDWKEKNEILQSVPGVGKVMAYTLLSDLPELGTLNNKEIAALVGVAPINRESGRYQGLRRIRGGRHQIRTVMFMAMMSTIQCNKKFKDHYERLRAAGKRPKVALVACMRKMIVILNSMVRNGTAWEGNMA; encoded by the coding sequence ATGAACCACTCACAAGACAATGAAGTCAATGTCGGCATAGATACCGGCAAGACCCAGCTCGATATTTATATACGCCCTCTTGGCGAATACTTTGCTGTCAGCAACGATGCGAAAGGTGTTCGCGAAGCTATTAAGCGCATCAAAGCACATCAGCCAACGCGCATCGTTATTGAAGCCACTGGCCGCCTGGAGCATACCTTCGTGTTCGCTGCTGCAAAACATAATCTACCTGTAGTTGTCGCCAATCCTCTTCATGTACGGCGGTTTGCTGGAGCCATTGGGCAGCTCGCGAAAACAGACAAGATCGATGCTCAGCTGATCGCCCACTTTGGCGAGAGCATCAAGCCTACTCAAACAGCTGTGGCGCCGGAAAATGACAGAAAAATCAGTGACTTACTCGTTCGCCGGCGACAGTTGATGGAGATGCAGACGATGGAAAAGAACCGTCTATCCATCATGCCCAAAGAGCTGCGCACCAGCATTAACACCATGCTGAAAACGATCAAAGCGCAGATCGATAAGATAGATGCTGCCCTTGATGGCATGATTGCCCAAGCTGACGACTGGAAAGAGAAAAATGAAATTCTCCAAAGTGTGCCCGGAGTGGGCAAAGTCATGGCTTACACGTTACTTAGCGACCTTCCAGAACTCGGCACCCTGAATAACAAAGAGATCGCGGCACTTGTCGGGGTGGCGCCGATCAACCGAGAGAGCGGCCGCTACCAGGGCCTTCGCCGAATACGCGGTGGACGCCATCAAATACGCACAGTTATGTTCATGGCGATGATGTCGACCATCCAATGCAATAAGAAATTCAAAGACCACTATGAGCGACTCAGAGCAGCCGGCAAACGGCCGAAGGTTGCTCTGGTGGCATGCATGCGCAAGATGATTGTTATCCTCAACAGCATGGTACGAAATGGTACTGCCTGGGAGGGAAACATGGCCTAA
- a CDS encoding RDD family protein codes for MKEEKPFKPLKSVAGEPDNLTRLASRSSRLIATLIDSATAAFLLFPLLWFILLEEARVGNITVLRMIICSLVIGILSYALVNAYYLHKKGQSFGKMYVGIRVIGSKSGQVIPFYKYFLLRILPIIIVIFPIFIGLIIIIIDSLFIFRKDKRCLHDLLTGTLVVNVNEK; via the coding sequence TTGAAAGAAGAGAAACCGTTTAAACCACTAAAGTCAGTTGCAGGTGAACCTGATAATTTGACTAGACTTGCATCTCGAAGTTCTCGTTTGATAGCGACGTTAATTGATTCAGCCACTGCGGCGTTCCTTTTATTTCCACTTCTTTGGTTTATATTGTTAGAGGAAGCTCGCGTAGGAAATATTACAGTGCTTCGTATGATCATCTGCTCTCTAGTTATTGGCATTTTAAGTTATGCTCTTGTTAATGCCTATTATTTACATAAAAAAGGTCAGTCTTTTGGAAAAATGTATGTAGGGATACGAGTGATAGGCTCCAAAAGCGGTCAGGTTATTCCTTTTTATAAGTATTTTTTATTGAGGATTCTTCCGATAATAATAGTTATTTTTCCTATATTTATTGGCCTTATAATAATAATTATTGATTCTTTGTTTATTTTCAGGAAAGACAAGCGCTGCTTACATGACTTATTAACGGGAACCCTTGTCGTTAATGTTAATGAAAAGTGA